A section of the Burkholderia mallei ATCC 23344 genome encodes:
- a CDS encoding porin, whose product MKKVMLAAVLATAGVAAHAQSSVTLYGRLDAGIEYMNGLPSANGGSTSRWRAESGNWGTSLWGLKGSEDIGGGNKIVFQLEGSFDTMNGNGPGAGSIWNRWATIGISNDTYGTLLLGRELAIANGVWDFDPFGQSSWSTASLVRGRNWNKTSNNISYQSPKFYGFDVYGQYALSNATNWNGNGSTSQGRSAGLQLTYTTSLFQIRGLYDEARDPANGKLDDVFNYSREYFAGVNVFLGQFKLQAAYQASHADGGPVVNNGITTTQQVWGGVTWQATPAAALIAAVYHVNANHGGGNANIFTVGGSYNLSKRTLLDVQVATVRNSKTANFGLNANPAGTDISTGNPKFGGSQTGVYAGIQHLF is encoded by the coding sequence ATGAAGAAAGTTATGCTCGCGGCGGTACTGGCGACTGCCGGAGTGGCGGCTCACGCTCAAAGCAGCGTGACGCTGTACGGCCGTCTGGACGCCGGCATCGAATACATGAACGGCCTGCCGAGCGCGAACGGCGGCAGCACGAGCCGCTGGCGCGCGGAAAGCGGCAACTGGGGCACGAGCCTCTGGGGCTTGAAGGGCTCCGAGGACATCGGCGGCGGCAACAAGATCGTGTTCCAGTTGGAAGGCAGCTTCGACACGATGAACGGCAACGGCCCGGGCGCCGGCAGCATCTGGAACCGCTGGGCAACGATCGGCATCTCCAACGACACGTACGGTACCCTGCTGCTCGGCCGCGAGCTCGCGATCGCGAACGGCGTGTGGGACTTCGATCCGTTCGGCCAGTCGTCGTGGTCGACGGCTTCGCTCGTGCGCGGGCGCAACTGGAACAAGACCAGCAACAACATTTCGTATCAATCGCCGAAGTTCTACGGCTTCGACGTCTACGGCCAATACGCGCTGTCGAACGCGACGAACTGGAACGGCAACGGCTCGACGAGCCAGGGCCGCAGCGCGGGCCTGCAGCTCACCTACACGACCTCGCTGTTCCAGATCCGCGGCCTCTATGACGAAGCGCGCGATCCGGCGAACGGCAAGCTCGACGACGTGTTCAACTACTCGCGCGAATATTTCGCTGGCGTGAACGTGTTCCTCGGCCAGTTCAAGCTGCAGGCGGCATACCAGGCGTCGCACGCGGACGGCGGCCCGGTCGTGAACAACGGCATCACGACGACCCAGCAGGTCTGGGGCGGCGTGACGTGGCAGGCAACGCCCGCCGCCGCGCTGATCGCGGCCGTCTATCACGTGAACGCGAATCACGGCGGCGGCAACGCGAACATCTTCACGGTCGGCGGCTCGTACAACCTGTCGAAGCGCACGCTGCTCGACGTGCAGGTCGCGACGGTGCGCAACAGCAAGACCGCGAACTTTGGCCTGAACGCGAACCCGGCCGGCACCGACATCTCGACCGGCAATCCGAAGTTCGGCGGCAGCCAGACGGGCGTGTACGCCGGCATCCAGCACCTGTTCTGA
- a CDS encoding ABC transporter ATP-binding protein, with protein sequence MNTQMHKLFVDDLHKRYGNNEVLKGVSLRANAGDVISVIGSSGSGKSTMLRCINFLEQPNAGRIFVDGEEVRTAQDRTGALKAADSKQLRRVRTKLAMVFQHFNLWAHMNVLENVMEAPVHVLGITKREAQERAREYLEKVGLAPRVETQYPSHLSGGQQQRVAIARALAMHPDVMLFDEPTSALDPELVGEVLKVMQKLAEEGRTMIVVTHEMGFARNVSNHVMFLHQGRVEEEGAPADVFGATKSERLRQFLSGSLK encoded by the coding sequence ATGAATACCCAGATGCACAAGCTCTTCGTCGACGACCTCCACAAGCGCTACGGCAACAACGAAGTTTTGAAGGGCGTCTCGCTGCGCGCGAACGCGGGCGACGTGATCAGCGTGATCGGCTCGTCCGGCTCGGGCAAGAGCACGATGCTACGCTGCATCAACTTCCTCGAGCAGCCCAACGCGGGCCGCATCTTCGTCGACGGCGAGGAAGTGCGCACCGCGCAGGACAGGACGGGCGCGCTCAAGGCCGCCGATTCGAAGCAGCTCCGGCGCGTGCGCACGAAGCTCGCGATGGTGTTCCAGCACTTCAATCTGTGGGCGCACATGAACGTGCTGGAGAACGTGATGGAAGCGCCGGTGCATGTGCTGGGGATCACGAAGCGCGAGGCGCAGGAGCGCGCGCGCGAATATCTAGAGAAGGTGGGGCTCGCGCCGCGGGTGGAGACGCAGTATCCGTCGCACCTGTCGGGCGGCCAGCAGCAGCGGGTCGCGATCGCGCGCGCGCTCGCGATGCACCCGGACGTGATGCTGTTCGACGAGCCGACGTCGGCGCTGGATCCGGAGCTCGTCGGCGAAGTGCTGAAGGTGATGCAGAAACTGGCGGAGGAAGGGCGCACGATGATCGTCGTCACGCACGAGATGGGCTTCGCGCGCAACGTGTCGAACCACGTGATGTTCCTGCATCAGGGGCGCGTCGAGGAAGAAGGCGCGCCCGCCGACGTGTTCGGCGCCACGAAGAGCGAGCGCCTGAGACAGTTCCTGTCCGGCAGCCTCAAATAA
- a CDS encoding ABC transporter permease, whose product MIELIQEYWRNYLYTDGYRFTGLAITMWLLVVSIGIGFCLSVPLAVARVSKKKWLAGAVWLYTYVFRGTPLYVQLLLCYTGLYSLQAVRGTPMLDAFFRDGMNCTLLAFTLNTCAYTTEIFAGAIKATSYGEIEAARAYGMSTFTLYRRIVLPSALRRALPLYSNEVILMLHATTVAFTATVPDILKIARDVNSATYMSFHAFGIAALLYLAISFTLVWLFRRAERRWLAYLRPQGK is encoded by the coding sequence ATGATCGAGCTGATCCAAGAATACTGGCGCAACTACCTGTATACGGACGGGTATCGCTTCACCGGCCTCGCGATCACGATGTGGCTGCTCGTCGTGTCGATCGGCATCGGCTTCTGTCTGTCCGTGCCGCTCGCGGTCGCGCGCGTGTCGAAGAAGAAGTGGCTCGCGGGCGCGGTCTGGCTCTACACGTACGTGTTCCGCGGCACGCCGCTCTACGTGCAGCTCCTGCTCTGCTACACGGGCCTTTACAGCCTGCAGGCCGTGCGCGGCACGCCGATGCTCGACGCGTTCTTTCGCGACGGGATGAACTGCACGCTGCTCGCGTTCACGCTAAACACCTGCGCGTATACGACCGAAATCTTCGCGGGCGCGATCAAGGCGACGTCGTACGGCGAGATCGAGGCGGCCCGCGCTTACGGGATGTCGACCTTCACGCTGTATCGCCGGATCGTGCTGCCTTCGGCGCTGCGCCGCGCGCTGCCGCTCTACAGCAACGAGGTGATCCTGATGCTGCATGCGACGACGGTCGCGTTCACGGCGACCGTGCCCGATATCCTGAAGATCGCGCGCGACGTCAATTCGGCGACCTACATGTCGTTCCACGCGTTCGGCATCGCCGCCCTTCTCTACCTCGCGATCTCGTTTACGCTCGTGTGGCTGTTCCGCCGCGCCGAACGCCGCTGGCTCGCGTATCTGCGCCCGCAAGGCAAATGA
- a CDS encoding ABC transporter permease gives MFLQGYGPLILSGTWQTVKLAVLSLALSFLLGLVGAAAKLSRSRVSNGIGTLYTTLIRGVPDLVLMLLLFYSLQIWLNQLTDLMNWDQIDIDPFAAGVLVLGFIYGAYFTETFRGAFLSVPRGQLEAGSAYGMTNWQVFARVMFPQMMRFALPGIGNNWQVLVKSTALVSIIGLADVVKASQDAGKGTLRFFFFTLLAGAIYLAITTISNFVLMWLEKRYSTGVRKADL, from the coding sequence ATGTTTCTTCAAGGCTACGGCCCGCTGATACTCTCCGGCACCTGGCAGACCGTCAAGCTCGCGGTGCTGTCGCTCGCGCTGTCGTTCCTGCTCGGCCTCGTCGGCGCGGCGGCGAAACTGTCGCGAAGCCGCGTCTCGAACGGAATCGGCACGCTCTACACGACGCTCATTCGCGGCGTGCCGGACCTCGTGCTGATGCTGCTCCTCTTCTACAGCCTGCAGATCTGGCTGAACCAGCTCACCGATCTGATGAACTGGGATCAGATCGACATCGATCCGTTCGCGGCCGGCGTGCTCGTGCTCGGCTTCATCTACGGCGCGTACTTCACCGAAACCTTCCGCGGCGCGTTCCTGTCGGTGCCGCGCGGCCAGCTCGAGGCGGGCAGCGCGTACGGGATGACGAACTGGCAGGTGTTCGCGCGCGTCATGTTCCCGCAGATGATGCGCTTCGCGCTGCCCGGCATCGGCAACAACTGGCAGGTGCTCGTGAAATCGACGGCGCTCGTGTCGATCATCGGCCTCGCCGACGTGGTGAAGGCGTCGCAGGACGCGGGCAAGGGCACGCTGCGGTTCTTCTTCTTCACGCTGCTCGCCGGCGCGATCTATCTCGCGATCACGACGATCTCGAACTTCGTGCTGATGTGGCTCGAGAAGCGTTATTCGACCGGCGTACGCAAGGCAGACCTATGA
- a CDS encoding ABC transporter substrate-binding protein codes for MKKLALCAALALAAGGAFAKEWKTVRIGVDASYPPFESTAPSGEIVGFDVDLAKEVCKRINAKCTWTPQDLDGIIPALKAKKFDVIVSSLTVTDKRREQIDFSDKLYDAPARMIAKAGSPLAPSVESLKGKRVGVEQGSTQETFAKAHWEPKGVTIVSYQNQDQVYADLGSGRLDATLQDELQADYGFLRTPRGKGFAWAGPAVKDPRTLGDGTAMGLRKEDADLKDAINRALASMHKDGTYDRLSRKYFPYSVYSAK; via the coding sequence ATGAAGAAGCTCGCCCTGTGCGCGGCCCTCGCCCTTGCGGCGGGCGGCGCCTTCGCGAAGGAATGGAAGACCGTGCGGATCGGCGTCGACGCCAGCTATCCGCCGTTCGAATCGACCGCGCCGAGCGGCGAGATCGTCGGATTCGACGTCGATCTCGCGAAGGAAGTCTGCAAGCGGATCAACGCGAAGTGCACATGGACGCCGCAGGATCTCGACGGCATCATCCCCGCGCTGAAGGCGAAGAAGTTCGACGTGATCGTGTCGTCGCTGACCGTCACCGACAAGCGCCGCGAGCAGATCGATTTCTCCGACAAGCTGTACGACGCGCCCGCGCGAATGATCGCGAAGGCGGGCTCGCCGCTCGCGCCGAGCGTCGAGTCGCTCAAGGGCAAGCGCGTCGGCGTCGAGCAGGGCTCGACCCAGGAAACCTTCGCGAAGGCGCACTGGGAGCCGAAGGGCGTGACGATCGTGTCGTACCAGAACCAGGATCAGGTGTATGCCGATCTCGGCTCGGGGCGCCTCGATGCGACGCTGCAAGACGAGTTGCAGGCCGACTACGGCTTCCTGCGCACGCCGCGCGGCAAGGGCTTCGCCTGGGCAGGTCCGGCCGTGAAGGATCCGCGCACGCTCGGCGACGGCACCGCGATGGGCCTGCGCAAGGAAGACGCGGACCTGAAGGACGCGATCAACCGCGCGCTCGCTTCGATGCACAAGGACGGCACGTACGACAGGCTCTCGCGCAAGTACTTCCCGTACAGCGTGTATTCGGCGAAGTAA
- a CDS encoding periplasmic heavy metal sensor, translating into MYKKTSRLAIAAAVLALSFSAASRAAPPDMPPPGGLGDHHHMEGGPFMMMQRIHDKLNLSAAQEQQWQAAVNTMKQNRDAMRKSHEALHQQFQAQQNQPILDLNALHAARQQAEQQNAQLREQTASAWLAFYNGLNDQQKTTVSTALKQQFAKMDERREKMKERWEQRRAAKGASAPAPQQ; encoded by the coding sequence ATGTATAAGAAGACTTCCCGCCTCGCCATCGCCGCCGCCGTGCTCGCCCTGTCGTTCAGCGCCGCCTCGCGCGCGGCGCCCCCCGACATGCCGCCGCCGGGCGGCCTGGGCGACCATCATCATATGGAAGGCGGCCCGTTCATGATGATGCAGCGCATCCACGACAAGCTGAACCTGAGCGCCGCGCAGGAGCAGCAATGGCAGGCCGCCGTCAACACGATGAAGCAGAACCGCGACGCGATGCGCAAGAGCCACGAAGCGCTGCACCAGCAGTTCCAGGCCCAGCAGAACCAGCCGATCCTCGATCTGAACGCGCTGCACGCGGCGCGCCAGCAGGCCGAGCAGCAGAACGCGCAGCTGCGCGAGCAGACGGCCTCCGCGTGGCTCGCGTTCTACAACGGCCTGAACGATCAGCAAAAGACGACGGTCAGCACCGCGCTCAAGCAGCAATTCGCGAAGATGGACGAGCGGCGCGAGAAGATGAAGGAGCGCTGGGAGCAGCGGCGCGCGGCGAAGGGCGCGTCGGCGCCCGCGCCGCAGCAGTAA
- a CDS encoding response regulator yields the protein MTTQILIVDDDQELRDLLRDYLVRQGIEVSVLHDAASLEKRLERERPDLIVLDLMMPGVDGLTVLRQLRAAGDDIPVIMLTARADDVDRIVGLELGADDYLGKPFNPRELLARAQAVLRRRRASPSAAAPEQREPYAFGRFVLDFQARTLSSSEFALLKIFVNHALRTLTRERLLELLHGPEYDGTDRGIDVQVWRLRRILETDPSTPRFIQTVRGRGYVFVPNGEAHAQTH from the coding sequence ATGACTACTCAGATCCTCATCGTCGACGACGACCAAGAACTGCGCGACCTGCTGCGCGACTACCTCGTGCGGCAAGGCATCGAAGTGTCGGTGCTGCACGACGCGGCCTCGCTCGAGAAGCGCCTCGAGCGCGAGCGGCCCGATCTCATCGTGCTGGACCTGATGATGCCGGGTGTCGACGGCCTCACCGTGCTGCGCCAACTGCGCGCGGCGGGCGACGACATTCCGGTGATCATGCTGACCGCGCGCGCGGACGACGTCGACCGGATCGTCGGCCTCGAGCTCGGCGCGGACGACTATCTCGGCAAGCCGTTCAACCCGCGCGAGCTGCTCGCGCGCGCGCAGGCGGTGCTGCGCCGCCGCCGCGCGAGCCCGTCGGCGGCGGCGCCCGAGCAGCGCGAGCCGTACGCGTTCGGCCGCTTCGTGCTCGACTTCCAGGCGCGCACGCTGTCGAGCAGCGAGTTCGCGCTCCTGAAGATCTTCGTCAACCATGCGCTGCGCACGCTGACCCGCGAGCGCCTGCTCGAGCTGCTGCACGGCCCCGAGTACGACGGCACCGATCGCGGGATCGACGTGCAGGTCTGGCGTCTGCGCCGGATCCTCGAAACCGATCCGTCGACGCCGCGCTTCATCCAGACGGTGCGCGGGCGCGGCTACGTGTTCGTGCCGAACGGCGAGGCTCATGCGCAAACCCATTGA
- a CDS encoding ATP-binding protein, with amino-acid sequence MRKPIDSLFGRLALLVVCVLLLSHFAWYFAIRLERNQFQTRYAVEEAAFLVDAVRQHAERSPDQPLPSRVRLVAPGSGDVPEAKQDLPPSLKRFADELRERLPAGTQVRIGRPSHPPVLWVKQPSDRDWIVVPVQPLRPPRSLDRMVLWLVMIFSAAVMAALFAAWQLQQPLSSLARAVARFGRGMAVPPLPERGPRELRQLTHGFNQMVQQVSRAENDRAVMLAGVAHDLRTPLARMRLRAEMMDDARLRDGVVRDVDSMTHIVDQFLVFAHGDADRSEAVPVDQACERIARTYRAVSPNAPTVRTELAAGPGFRLPAATLDRVLSNLLDNAHAYGAPPVVIATARTATGYTLTVSDHGKGIAPRDLADATRPFVRLDPARGGNGHSGLGLAIVERLVQRTGGACEIGNREEGGLRVAMTFAFDVVPKAEPQTEAP; translated from the coding sequence ATGCGCAAACCCATTGATTCGCTGTTCGGGCGGCTCGCGCTCCTTGTCGTCTGCGTGCTGCTGCTGTCGCACTTCGCGTGGTACTTCGCGATCCGGCTCGAGCGCAATCAGTTCCAGACGCGCTATGCGGTCGAGGAGGCGGCGTTCCTCGTCGACGCGGTGCGCCAGCACGCGGAGCGCTCGCCCGACCAGCCGCTGCCGTCGCGGGTGCGGCTCGTCGCGCCGGGCAGCGGCGACGTGCCCGAGGCGAAGCAGGATCTGCCGCCCTCGCTCAAGCGCTTCGCGGACGAGCTGCGCGAGCGCCTGCCGGCCGGCACGCAGGTGCGCATCGGCCGGCCGAGCCATCCGCCCGTGCTGTGGGTCAAGCAGCCGAGCGATCGCGACTGGATCGTCGTGCCGGTTCAGCCGCTGCGGCCGCCGCGCTCGCTCGACCGGATGGTGCTCTGGCTGGTGATGATCTTCTCGGCCGCGGTGATGGCGGCGCTCTTCGCCGCCTGGCAACTGCAGCAGCCGCTCAGTTCGCTCGCGCGCGCGGTCGCGCGCTTCGGCCGCGGGATGGCGGTGCCGCCGCTGCCCGAGCGCGGGCCGCGCGAGCTGCGCCAGCTCACGCACGGCTTCAATCAGATGGTTCAGCAGGTGTCGCGCGCGGAGAACGACCGCGCGGTGATGCTCGCGGGCGTCGCGCACGATCTGCGCACGCCGCTCGCGCGGATGCGGCTGCGCGCGGAGATGATGGACGACGCGCGGCTGCGCGACGGCGTCGTGCGCGACGTCGATTCGATGACGCACATCGTCGACCAGTTCCTCGTGTTCGCGCACGGCGACGCCGACCGCAGCGAGGCCGTGCCGGTCGACCAGGCGTGCGAGCGGATCGCGCGCACTTACCGCGCGGTGTCCCCGAACGCGCCCACCGTGCGCACCGAGCTCGCGGCCGGGCCGGGCTTTCGCCTGCCGGCGGCGACGCTCGACCGGGTGCTGTCGAACCTGCTCGACAATGCGCATGCCTATGGCGCGCCGCCCGTCGTGATCGCGACCGCGCGCACCGCGACGGGCTACACGCTCACCGTCAGCGACCACGGCAAGGGCATCGCGCCGCGCGATCTCGCGGACGCGACGCGCCCGTTCGTGCGGCTCGATCCGGCGCGCGGCGGCAATGGGCACAGCGGTCTCGGGCTTGCGATCGTCGAGCGGCTCGTGCAGCGTACGGGGGGCGCGTGCGAGATCGGCAACCGGGAAGAAGGAGGCCTGCGGGTCGCGATGACGTTCGCGTTCGACGTCGTGCCGAAGGCGGAGCCGCAGACGGAGGCGCCCTGA
- a CDS encoding double-stranded DNA-specific endonuclease: protein MAGNLVIVCRDQDADAFDQLMQEYGSFQTRLSSTAWYLNMNIVPETLQEDILERVGKYTTLYIFEATSVTYNTIDSNAAETLSTLFGE, encoded by the coding sequence ATGGCAGGAAATCTGGTTATCGTGTGCCGGGACCAGGACGCCGACGCGTTCGATCAACTGATGCAGGAGTATGGCTCGTTCCAGACGCGGTTGTCGTCGACGGCCTGGTATCTGAACATGAACATCGTGCCCGAAACGCTGCAGGAGGACATCCTCGAGCGCGTCGGCAAATACACGACGCTTTACATCTTCGAGGCGACGAGCGTCACCTACAACACGATCGACAGCAACGCCGCCGAGACGCTCAGCACGCTCTTCGGCGAGTGA
- a CDS encoding ABC transporter permease: protein MDLGFFDPNRTANASAWRVLPNRWDFVAFPLIICVIAMAAIGFHETMAPIATLETQRISLDPANLPEYALRTTLRMLAAMVAALAFTLVYGTLAAKSRRAGMVLVPILDILQSVPVLGYISFTVTFFLALIPSRVLGAELAAIFAIFTSQAWNMTFSFYQSLRTVPRDLDEVSRGFHLTAWQRFWKLEVPFSMPGLIWNMMMSMSGGWFFVVASEAITVGNHTITLPGIGAYLAQAIVEKNLGAVGWVILAMTVVILAYDQLLFRPLVAWADKFRMETTSSGNAPESWLLDLVRRTRLIHQLLVPAGWFFARLARIPLRVPSLDAVRFSMPRVEKKASRAADIAWAIAVIVGTVYVVWRVFAYVSTGVTLAEVGHVFVLGLITLLRVALLIAIASLVWVPIGVWIGLRPAIAEKVQPLAQFLAAFPANLLFPVFVIVIARFHLNADIWLSPLIVLGTQWYILFNVIAGATAYPNDYREAATNFRIRGWQWWRQAILPGIFPYYVTGAITASGGAWNASIVSEFVQWGDTKIEAHGLGAYIAQTTAAGDYPKIILGIAVMSLFVTLFNRLLWRPLYAYAEAKLRLD from the coding sequence ATGGATCTCGGATTCTTCGATCCGAACCGGACCGCCAACGCATCCGCGTGGCGGGTCCTGCCGAACCGCTGGGATTTCGTCGCGTTTCCGCTCATCATCTGCGTGATCGCGATGGCGGCGATCGGCTTTCACGAGACGATGGCCCCCATCGCGACGCTCGAGACCCAGAGGATTTCGCTCGATCCGGCGAACTTGCCCGAATACGCGCTGCGCACGACGCTGCGCATGCTCGCGGCGATGGTCGCCGCGCTCGCGTTCACGCTCGTCTACGGCACGCTCGCCGCGAAGAGCCGCCGCGCGGGGATGGTGCTCGTGCCGATCCTCGACATCCTGCAGTCGGTGCCCGTGCTCGGCTACATCTCGTTTACGGTCACGTTCTTCCTCGCGCTGATTCCGAGCCGCGTGCTCGGCGCCGAGCTCGCCGCGATCTTCGCGATCTTCACGAGCCAGGCGTGGAACATGACGTTCAGCTTCTACCAGTCGCTGCGCACGGTGCCGCGCGATCTCGACGAAGTGTCGCGCGGCTTTCACCTGACCGCGTGGCAGCGCTTCTGGAAGCTCGAAGTGCCGTTCTCGATGCCAGGGCTCATCTGGAACATGATGATGTCGATGTCGGGCGGCTGGTTCTTCGTCGTCGCGTCCGAGGCGATCACGGTCGGCAACCACACGATCACGCTGCCCGGCATCGGCGCTTATCTCGCGCAGGCGATCGTCGAGAAGAACCTCGGCGCGGTCGGCTGGGTGATTCTCGCGATGACGGTGGTGATTCTCGCGTACGACCAGCTCCTGTTCCGGCCGCTCGTCGCGTGGGCGGACAAGTTCCGGATGGAGACGACGAGCTCGGGCAACGCGCCCGAATCGTGGCTGCTCGACCTCGTGCGCCGCACGCGCCTCATCCACCAGTTGCTCGTGCCGGCGGGCTGGTTCTTCGCGCGGCTCGCGCGGATTCCGCTGCGCGTGCCGTCGCTCGACGCGGTCCGCTTCTCGATGCCGCGCGTCGAGAAGAAGGCGTCGCGCGCAGCCGACATCGCATGGGCGATCGCCGTGATCGTCGGCACGGTCTATGTCGTGTGGCGCGTGTTCGCATACGTGAGCACGGGCGTGACGCTTGCCGAGGTCGGCCATGTGTTCGTGCTCGGGCTCATCACGCTGCTGCGCGTCGCGCTCCTGATCGCGATCGCCTCGCTCGTGTGGGTGCCGATCGGCGTGTGGATCGGCCTGCGGCCCGCGATCGCCGAGAAGGTGCAGCCGCTCGCGCAGTTCCTCGCGGCGTTCCCGGCGAACCTGCTGTTCCCGGTGTTCGTGATCGTGATCGCGCGCTTTCACCTGAACGCCGACATCTGGCTGTCGCCTCTCATCGTGCTCGGCACCCAGTGGTATATCCTGTTCAACGTGATCGCGGGCGCGACCGCCTATCCGAACGACTATCGCGAAGCGGCCACCAATTTCCGCATCCGCGGCTGGCAATGGTGGCGGCAGGCGATCCTGCCCGGCATCTTCCCGTACTACGTGACGGGCGCGATCACCGCGTCGGGCGGCGCGTGGAACGCGAGCATCGTGTCGGAGTTCGTTCAGTGGGGCGACACCAAGATCGAGGCGCACGGCCTCGGCGCGTACATCGCGCAGACGACGGCCGCGGGCGACTACCCGAAGATCATCCTGGGCATCGCCGTGATGTCCCTGTTCGTCACCTTGTTCAACCGCCTGTTGTGGCGTCCGCTGTATGCGTACGCCGAAGCGAAGCTGCGTCTCGATTGA
- a CDS encoding ABC transporter ATP-binding protein, with translation MQNPNAVNAPVQTPPAPPRVGEEILRVENVSRGFNKTQGELLVLDGANLSLREGEIVGLLGRSGSGKSTLLRIIAGLIEPTGGEVTYLGKPLSGPAEGVAMVFQTFALFPWLTVLQNVEAGLEALGVGARERRERALAAIDLIGLDGFENAYPRELSGGMRQRVGFARALVVDPTLLLMDEPFSALDVLTAETLRTDLLDLWTQGRMPIKSVLIVTHNIEEAVFMCDRILVLSSNPGRVIAEIKVPFKHPRNRLDPAFRRLVDDIYAKMTARQVGEATKKGLELGSWLPQVSTNLMAGLIETLAAPPYHGRADMPEIARTLHLEVDDLFPIAEVLQYLGFADVREGDVFLTPPGRVFAEFGTQERKMMFAEHLLRHVPLAARIKKVLNERPGHRAPRVRFEQELEDFLSDGAAEETLDAVIDWGRYGEIFSYNDQTEIFSLEDVES, from the coding sequence ATGCAAAACCCGAATGCTGTCAACGCCCCCGTCCAGACGCCGCCCGCGCCGCCGCGGGTCGGCGAGGAAATCCTGCGCGTCGAGAACGTGAGCCGCGGCTTCAACAAGACGCAGGGCGAGCTGCTCGTGCTCGACGGCGCGAACCTGTCGCTGCGCGAAGGCGAGATCGTCGGGCTGCTCGGCCGCTCGGGCTCCGGCAAGTCGACGCTCCTGCGGATCATCGCCGGGCTGATCGAGCCGACGGGCGGCGAGGTCACGTATCTCGGCAAGCCGCTGTCCGGCCCGGCCGAAGGCGTCGCGATGGTGTTCCAGACCTTCGCGCTGTTTCCGTGGCTCACCGTGCTGCAGAACGTCGAGGCGGGGCTCGAGGCGCTCGGCGTCGGCGCGCGCGAGCGGCGCGAGCGCGCGCTCGCCGCGATCGACCTGATCGGCCTCGACGGCTTCGAGAACGCGTACCCGCGCGAGCTGTCGGGCGGCATGCGCCAGCGCGTGGGCTTCGCGCGCGCGCTCGTCGTCGATCCGACGCTGCTCCTGATGGACGAGCCGTTCTCCGCGCTCGACGTGCTGACGGCCGAGACGCTGCGCACCGATCTGCTCGATCTGTGGACGCAGGGCCGGATGCCGATCAAGTCGGTGCTGATCGTCACGCACAACATCGAGGAAGCGGTGTTCATGTGCGACCGGATTCTCGTGCTGTCGTCGAATCCGGGCCGCGTGATCGCGGAGATCAAGGTGCCGTTCAAGCATCCGCGCAACCGGCTCGACCCGGCGTTCCGGCGCCTCGTCGACGACATCTACGCGAAGATGACCGCGCGCCAGGTCGGCGAGGCGACGAAGAAGGGGCTCGAGCTCGGCAGCTGGCTGCCGCAGGTGTCGACGAACCTGATGGCGGGTCTCATCGAGACGCTCGCCGCGCCGCCGTACCACGGCCGCGCGGACATGCCCGAGATCGCCCGCACGCTGCACCTCGAGGTCGACGATCTGTTCCCGATCGCCGAAGTGCTGCAGTACCTGGGCTTCGCCGACGTGCGCGAGGGCGACGTGTTCCTGACGCCGCCGGGGCGCGTGTTCGCCGAATTCGGCACGCAGGAGCGCAAGATGATGTTCGCCGAGCATCTGCTGCGCCACGTGCCGCTCGCCGCGCGGATCAAGAAAGTGCTGAACGAGCGGCCCGGGCATCGCGCGCCGCGCGTGCGCTTCGAGCAGGAGCTCGAGGATTTCCTGTCGGACGGCGCGGCTGAGGAGACGCTCGACGCGGTGATCGACTGGGGCCGTTACGGCGAGATCTTCTCGTACAACGACCAGACCGAGATCTTCAGTCTCGAGGACGTCGAGTCCTGA